In the Candidatus Sulfotelmatobacter sp. genome, ACTGTACTCAGCGATCATGCGTGACCGCCGCATGGTTCGCCTCCGAGCATCGGACAGTTCGCGAACGTAGACGGCCCGCGTCACGTTGGCATCGCGGTGGCCAAGGAGGAACGCAACCTCGTCGATGCTCTCGCCCGCGAGGAGCGCCCGACTGGCGACGGTGTGACGGAAGCCATGCATCGACGGCAGGGCGCCGTGGGGAACCGAGACCGGCTCGCCGCTCTCGTTGTGCTCGTGCAGTATGGGGAAGGTCGGGCGTCCGTCAGGGTCAACCGCGTTCTGCTCGGCCTGGCGGAGAGCGCGAGCGACATTGCGCTGTCCGAGCGGCCGGCCGGTGCATGTGGAGAACACGAAGTCCTGCGATCCGGTGAACTTCGAGCGCTCCTTGTGTCGGCTGAGAATCGCTGCGAGCTCACGTGGGATCGGGACGGTTCTCACGGACCCGTCCGTCTTTGTGGGCTGGACGTTGCCGTGCCGATCCACTTGCGAGGCGAACTCCACCTCGGCGTCTTCCAGGTCCGATATGCGGACGTTCGCCCATCTGAGTCCCAGGAGCTCAGAGACGCGCGCGCCGGTGAGCGCCGCCAACGTGAACAGCGTGCTGTAGGGCTCGCCGGCGGCGCCGACCGTCTGCTCAAGCTCGCCTCGCTCGAACAACCGGCGCTTCGCACTCAGGCCAGGCTTCGGCCGCTCGGAAGGCAGCAGGAGCGAGACCGGGTTGCTCCCAGCCCAACCGAGGCGCCGCGCCGCGTAGCGATAGATCCGATTCACGACGCCGACAACGATGACGATCGTCGACTCGGCAAGCCCGTCGATACGCAGTGTTCGCACGAGCGCCGCGACATCGTCCGGGGTGATCGTGTCGAGACGGTGCGTCGCGAAGCGCCGCATCAGGTGCTGCTCCACCGCATTGCGGTAGCAGGCCCGTGTCGTGGCCCGGAGATCCACGACGGGACCATCGAGCCACTGCGCCGCCGCATCGCCGAAGCGCAGCCGAGCGTTCGACGCGACCCGCTCGCCACGTGCCCGGCGGACGAGCAGCTCATCGCGAGCTGCACGTGCAGCGGTAATGCCGCCGTCGACGGTTCGCCACCGCTGCCGGCCGGCTCCGTCCTTGAAGCCGACCTCGTACACACCCGACGCCCGGCGGTAGATATTGCGCTCCACGCGCACGCGGCGGGGAGCGGCCTTGCTGTCATCTGCGGTCGCCATGGCTCACACCACCGCCGCCAGTGTTGCCGCAAGATGGCGAGGCCGGCCGCCACCGTTCCTCCACGCGTCGAGGTCTGAGCGCCGGAAGTAGAGCTTGCAGCCAGGACCGTCCTGCTCGGAGGGAATCGCTCGTTCGGCCGCCAGCTTGCGAAGCGTGTCGCGATGTACGCCGAGGTACTCCGCGGCATGACGGGAGTCGAACCACTCGTCAGGGCGATTGTCCGACACGACGAGTCGGTCG is a window encoding:
- a CDS encoding site-specific integrase, producing MATADDSKAAPRRVRVERNIYRRASGVYEVGFKDGAGRQRWRTVDGGITAARAARDELLVRRARGERVASNARLRFGDAAAQWLDGPVVDLRATTRACYRNAVEQHLMRRFATHRLDTITPDDVAALVRTLRIDGLAESTIVIVVGVVNRIYRYAARRLGWAGSNPVSLLLPSERPKPGLSAKRRLFERGELEQTVGAAGEPYSTLFTLAALTGARVSELLGLRWANVRISDLEDAEVEFASQVDRHGNVQPTKTDGSVRTVPIPRELAAILSRHKERSKFTGSQDFVFSTCTGRPLGQRNVARALRQAEQNAVDPDGRPTFPILHEHNESGEPVSVPHGALPSMHGFRHTVASRALLAGESIDEVAFLLGHRDANVTRAVYVRELSDARRRTMRRSRMIAEYSDLLGTSDADDGRRDPE
- a CDS encoding helix-turn-helix domain-containing protein, which codes for DRLVVSDNRPDEWFDSRHAAEYLGVHRDTLRKLAAERAIPSEQDGPGCKLYFRRSDLDAWRNGGGRPRHLAATLAAVV